From a single Pseudorasbora parva isolate DD20220531a chromosome 17, ASM2467924v1, whole genome shotgun sequence genomic region:
- the LOC137044838 gene encoding V-set domain-containing T-cell activation inhibitor 1-like: MLWLLLCLVDVLVASFEVIVPDEHLPAIRGRPAVLGCKFTPDPDLSHLVVTWQRSEDSKVVHSFYYQQDQLDRQSPEYHNRTSLFISELYKGNASLRIAAIRPKDAGQYLCIVSNAKGTGRALVKVTYGALYSEPRLSIHVNSSALTVQFETEGFPEPEVIWLDEHGQSLDQLELRNQTEDGLYFVKSSYEAQKPVVNVTFTLKNPLLNQNLQRLVFLRYDEDITTNQGTIAAVLSVFCVFLLIAVIWLVCKQTKWRSSRQCSL, encoded by the exons ATGCTGTGGCTCCTTTTGTGCTTAGTGGATGTTCTTGTGG CCTCATTTGAAGTGATTGTCCCTGATGAGCATCTGCCTGCAATCCGGGGTCGTCCAGCTGTTCTAGGTTGCAAATTCACACCTGATCCTGACCTCTCACACTTGGTGGTTACCTGGCAAAGATCAGAGGACTCAAAGGTTGTCCACAGTTTCTATTATCAGCAGGACCAATTGGACAGACAGAGTCCAGAATACCACAATCGGAcgtcattatttatttcagagcTTTATAAAGGAAATGCCTCATTAAGAATTGCAGCTATTAGACCGAAGGATGCAGGCCAGTATCTCTGCATAGTGAGCAATGCAAAGGGAACAGGAAGAGCCTTGGTGAAAGTGACCTATGGAG CTCTTTACTCTGAGCCCAGGTTGAGCATCCACGTAAACTCCTCTGCATTGACAGTGCAGTTTGAGACGGAGGGATTCCCTGAACCTGAGGTGATCTGGCTGGACGAACATGGCCAGAGCCTTGACCAATTGGAGCTCCGCAACCAGACAGAAGATGGGCTTTATTTCGTTAAGAGCAGCTATGAGGCGCAGAAGCCAGTGGTTAATGTCACATTTACATTGAAGAACCCCCTCCTGAACCAGAACCTTCAGAGACTTGTTTTCCTCCGTTATG ATGAGGACATAACTACAAATCAAGGCACCATCGCAGCTGTCCtgtctgtgttttgtgtttttctgcTCATTGCTGTCATTTGGTTAGTGTGTAAGCAAACCAAATGGAGATCTTCCAGGCAATGTTCCCTCTGA